A window of Macrotis lagotis isolate mMagLag1 chromosome X, bilby.v1.9.chrom.fasta, whole genome shotgun sequence contains these coding sequences:
- the GADD45GIP1 gene encoding large ribosomal subunit protein mL64 produces the protein MAAPVLRACGVLRLRAPPGAPAPRAYRARPVPLRPPGPFRPDPEDPLTPRWQLQARFAAKQFGRFGAASGVAPGSLWPTAPRLRELEAEEREWQPSLQAMQEALRARAEARERERREREQLIAAKMAQMPQMIMAWRQQQRERWEKTQAEKARRARLQAQAQEQLGYDVDPRSSRFQELLQELEKQERKRLKQQKKQQKEAARMASLQTAAEVSKGPRLEGHCDLEQGSSGKQAEPPSNKV, from the exons ATGGCGGCGCCCGTGCTGCGGGCCTGCGGCGTGCTGAGGCTGCGGGCGCCCCCGGGCGCCCCGGCCCCCCGCGCCTACCGGGCCCGGCCGGTCCCGCTCCGCCCTCCCGGCCCCTTCAGGCCGGACCCGGAGGACCCGCTGACCCCGCGCTGGCAGCTGCAGGCCCGCTTCGCCGCCAAGCAGTTCGGGCGGTTCGGGGCCGCGTCCGGGGTGGCCCCGGGCTCGCTGTGGCCCACGGCCCCGCGGCTCCGGGAGCTGGAAGCCGAGGAGCGCGAGTGGCAGCCGAGCCTGCAGGCCATGCAGGAGGCGCTGCGGGCCCGCGCCGAGGCCCGGGAGCGGGAGCGCCGCGAGAG GGAGCAGCTCATTGCGGCCAAAATGGCCCAGATGCCACAAATGATCATGGCTTGGAGGCAGCAACAACGGGAACGCTGGGAGAAGACACAGGCAGAAAAGGCCCGAAGGGCTCGGCTACAGGCACAGGCACAGGAGCAGCTCGGCTATGATGTGGACCCGAGAAGCTCCCGCTTCCAGGAGCTGCTCCAGGAACTGGAGAAGCAGGAACGCAAGCGCCTCAAACAGCAGAAGAAGCAGCAGAAGGAGGCAGCAAGAATGGCCTCTCTGCAGACAGCAGCAGAGGTCTCTAAGGGCCCCAGGCTGGAGGGGCATTGTGACCTGGAGCAGGGAAGCTCAGGCAAGCAGGCTGAACCCCCATCCAATAAAGTTTAG
- the DAND5 gene encoding DAN domain family member 5, translating to MLVRQLTAFFSLIIGVWSSPITSKMLAPMLRPLPSNVSQESSIYFPSPGVGSGDGSEMLVENTQISPSPTTISHSWETFLSLQVGGESWKPLHPGKRELQDASGLSPQGEEMPAVSLPLSPKDVTRETCKAVPFTQVISRPGCTSIRFQNKFCFGRCSSFYIPSAGLTRPHLCNSCLPSRQRRVSVVLWCQVAGESSSYRRLKVSTSLVEACQCHTHV from the exons ATGTTAGTTAGACAACTCACAGCTTTCTTCAGCCTAATAATTGGGGTCTGGTCCAGCCCCATAACATCCAAGATGCTAGCTCCAATGCTCAGGCCCCTGCCTTCCAACGTTTCCCAAGAGTCGAGCATTTACTTTCCATCTCCAGGGGTGGGCTCTGGAGATGGATCAGAGATGCTGGTAGAAAATACCCAGATCTCCCCTTCACCCACCACCATCTCCCACAGCTGGGAGACCTTTCTGAGTCTGCAAGTAGGAGGAGAATCGTGGAAGCCCCTCCATCCTGGTAAGCGAGAGCTTCAAGATGCTTCAGGACTGAGCCCCCAGGGAGAAGAGATGCCTGCTGTGTCCCTTCCTCTCAGTCCCAAGGATGTGACTCGGGAGACATGCAAGGCTGTGCCCTTTACCCAG GTGATCTCCCGGCCTGGCTGTACCTCCATCCGCTTTCAGAACAAGTTTTGCTTTGGCCGCTGCAGCTCCTTCTACATCCCCAGTGCAGGCCTCACCAGGCCCCACCTCTGCAACAGCTGCCTGCCATCCCGCCAGCGCCGAGTGTCCGTAGTTCTTTGGTGCCAGGTGGCTGGTGAATCCTCCTCCTACAGGCGACTGAAGGTGTCCACTTCTCTAGTGGAGGCCTGTCAGTGCCACACACATGTGTGA